The region TTGCAACCGCTGCGCATATCAATCGCGGAACTTTCTATTATCACTATGCAGACAAGTTCGAATTGATTGAAAATATCGAGAATGATTTTTTTAATGAATTAAATAATGTCCACGATGCAATTTTAGCAAAAAGTTCTGCCAACCCGCTCAAAGACTTTGAGAGCTATCGTTTCTTACCAGACTTTTTTGGGCTAGTTGAGAATAACTCGTATGTGCTTAAGCAATTACTGGGTGCAAACGGTGACCCGATGTTTGAGCGACATATAAGAAACAATCTTAAAAATATTATTTCAGAGTCTATTGAAACCACTGATATCAGCAAACATTCCCAACAAACCACTTTAGTTTTTGACTTCATCACATCAGCTTGTTTGACAGTTATTAATTTTTGGCTAGAACACCCTGAAATTTCAAAGGAATCAATCATTACAACTCTCACAATGTTGCTCACACAGGGACCAGTTAATACATTGCTAGATAATAATGAACTTTAGGTGTTAATACTTTCACTACTATCTTAGTTATTTACAAACTCAACTTATACTTAGTTGAGCGACCCTGACCTACTACCTCAATTTTTTCTTGATCACGCAGCTTGCGTAAAGCCCTCTCAATGGATTTTTGACTATACTGAGGAACCAATTGTATTAATTCTGACTTTGCTAAAGGACAAAGTTGATCCGATAAGGCTCAAATAATTAGTTGTTCAGCGTTAATATTTATTCCCCACACTTGGTAATTCAATACTTGACGAGCTAGCATTCCTCAAAAGCTATTCAGGTTGCTCCACTCTCTATCTGAAACGAGTTACTCAACCCAGCTTCTTCCGGTTAGCCAAAAATAAGAACTATGACCTAACCCGTCATAATTCTTATTTCCTGCTGCCAGTTCCTATGAGACGGGTTGCGTCCATAGGAATGGTCAACGTATGAGTATCTTGGTTTTGTGCAACAAAACCTACTTTACTTGCCGAGTTAGTAATCCTCAAAAGCTATTCGGGTTGCTCCACTCTCTATCTGAAATGAGTTACTCAACCCAGCTTTCTGCGGATAACCAAGAACGGAGCCTTGACCTAACCCGTCAAAGCTCCGTTCTCTGTTATTCCTCAAAAGCTATTCGGGTTGCTCCACTCTCTTTTTTTAAAAATAATCCCACAACATTGGTACTTCTTTTCTTAATGCCCGATCCAGTTCATTAATTGCTTCAAAGCTACCATTAATTTGCCCTAAACGTGATTGTCGCATTGCACTTCTGTATCCCATCAGAACCTTTGTTGCCGTCTGAATATTCATTTTGATATCTGCCATGTTTTGATAATTGTTGCTTAGCTTTTCAAAA is a window of Pediococcus claussenii ATCC BAA-344 DNA encoding:
- a CDS encoding TetR/AcrR family transcriptional regulator encodes the protein MVYEKKSTETKNAIKMALLSILEEKPFSSISINDIATAAHINRGTFYYHYADKFELIENIENDFFNELNNVHDAILAKSSANPLKDFESYRFLPDFFGLVENNSYVLKQLLGANGDPMFERHIRNNLKNIISESIETTDISKHSQQTTLVFDFITSACLTVINFWLEHPEISKESIITTLTMLLTQGPVNTLLDNNEL